In Microcaecilia unicolor chromosome 1, aMicUni1.1, whole genome shotgun sequence, the following are encoded in one genomic region:
- the LOC115460577 gene encoding mitochondrial import inner membrane translocase subunit Tim10-like has translation MGNQELRTALFAVFVLSGGPRNTAGTKDDKCLPPEVCSPLTIRKLSCQRESLCAWIDVSKYLDIHEHMGKKLTELSLQDGGADEEKGAGPVQ, from the exons ATGGGAAATCAAGAACTACGGACTGCATTGTTTGCCGTATTTGTGCTCTCAGGTGGGCCTCGTAACACTGCAGGTACAAAG GATGACAAATGCCTGCCACCGGAAGTGTGTTCCCCCCTCACTATAAGGAAGCTGAGCTGTCAAAGGGAGAGTCTCTGTGCTTGGATCGATGTCTCCAAGTACCTGGACATCCACGAGCACATGGGCAAGAAACTGACAGAACTGTCATTGCAGGATGGAGGAGCTGATGAAGAGAAGGGAGCAGGGCCAGTCCAGTGA